Within the Bacteroidales bacterium genome, the region CTTTAAAAACAATTTTATACAAATGAAAAGAAAGATCCTATTAAGTTTTTGGATAAGTTGTATGTTCATATCCTTATCCTTTTCACAGAAGAACAATATGGTGTTAGTAGAAGCTGAAGGCTTCGCAGATCGTGGCGGCTGGGTGCTCGACCAGCAGTTTATGGACCAGATGGGCTCCCCCTTCCTGTTGGCTCACGGATTGGGTAAACCGGTAAAGGACGCCTCCACGAAAGTGACTATTTCAAAAAAAGGTATGTGGCATGTATATGTACGTACCTGGAACTGGTGTGCACCCTGGAAAACAAAAGAGAAACCCGGACGTTTCCAGGTATCTGTCAATGGAACTATTCTGCCCAATGAACTTGGACTAGGTGACAAATGGGGATGGGAATATGCCGGTAGTATTGATATCAAAGACAAGGAAAACACTGTCGCACTGAAAGACC harbors:
- a CDS encoding pyridine nucleotide-disulfide oxidoreductase → MKRKILLSFWISCMFISLSFSQKNNMVLVEAEGFADRGGWVLDQQFMDQMGSPFLLAHGLGKPVKDASTKVTISKKGMWHVYVRTWNWCAPWKTKEKPGRFQVSVNGTILPNELGLGDKWGWEYAGSIDIKDKENTVALKDLTGFAGRCDAILFSQNKDADIPNEGKSMYQFRKKLLGLPEKPENGGVYDLVVVG